In the genome of Triticum urartu cultivar G1812 chromosome 5, Tu2.1, whole genome shotgun sequence, one region contains:
- the LOC125556123 gene encoding phospholipase D alpha 1-like, with product MGSKDGHPATAAADAVYLHGVLEVTVFEADHLHNAIHGQIIKATEKLEQSLGVHCLQRSSLYVDVDVGAARVARTCEVEPHANGPVWNQSFRLHCAYPAAAITFTVKSQHLIGAGVLGHGSVPTASVAAGEPLELWVGLRGGERAHGTHTPRLRVRLRFLDVERDPCWDAGIRLPGFAGVTPAFFPERTNCGVTLYQNSHLSNGFDPSVRLDGGRPYRPARLWEDLYVAIRDARHFVYVAGWSVNTAITLVRDASRMIPGAEGVTLGELLKRKADEGVAVLVMPWQDKTSVPFLGNTGVMKTHDEQTRAFFHGTSVRCFLCPRDADTALTLVQSIEISTEFTHHQKTVTLDAATPGSADARHVVSFIGGIDLCDGRYDDENHTLFRELDTTYSRDFMQNNFRHASLRHGGPREPWHDVHCRLEGPAAWDVLANFEQRWKKQAPRRIRGCLLDLSPATFPDPYTFDSDGGTGSWNVQVLRSVDDASVVGFPTDPAGAAAMGLTSGKDLTIDQSIQTGYVEAIRRARRFIYIENQYFLGGCASWAEDRDSGCLNLVPVEIALKVAAKIRRGERFAVYVVTPMWPEGEPASDSIQAIVRWNRLTVEMMYGIVMQAIDDAGLRGHAHPCDYLNFFCLGNREARRPGEYAPPAKPEKGTDYWRAQASRRSPIYVHAKLMIVDDEYVIVGSANLNERSLAGNRDSEIAQGSYQPAHLNGPGGGRARGLVHGFRMSLWHEHFMSHTGAGAGEGVFLEPESAECVRAVRRAAEALWDAYTRDRVEDLGGHLLPFPISVSEFGEVADLTADGCFPDTRAPVKGRKSATLPAILTT from the exons ATGGGCTCTAAGGACGGAcaccccgccaccgccgccgccgacgccgtgTACCTCCACGGCGTCCTGGAGGTGACGGTGTTCGAGGCCGACCACCTCCACAACGCCATCCATGGCCAGATCATCAAG GCGACGGAGAAGCTGGAGCAGTCGCTGGGCGTGCACTGCCTCCAGCGGAGCAGCCTGTACGTGGACGTCGACGTCGGCGCGGCGCGGGTGGCGCGGACCTGCGAGGTGGAGCCCCACGCCAACGGCCCGGTCTGGAACCAGTCCTTCCGCCTGCACTGCGCCTACCCTGCCGCCGCCATCACCTTCACCGTCAAGAGCCAGCACCTCATCGGCGCCGGCGTCCTCGGCCACGGCTCCGTGCCCACGGCCAGCGTCGCCGCGGGGGAGCCCCTCGAGCTCTGGGTCGGCCTCCGCGGCGGCGAGCGCGCGCACGGGACGCACACCCCGAGGCTCCGCGTCCGGCTGCGCTTCCTGGACGTCGAGCGCGACCCGTGCTGGGACGCCGGCATTCGGCTGCCCGGCTTCGCGGGGGTCACGCCGGCCTTCTTCCCGGAGCGGACCAACTGCGGCGTCACGCTGTACCAGAACTCGCACCTGTCCAACGGGTTCGACCCGTCGGTCCGCCTCGACGGCGGCCGGCCGTACCGCCCGGCGCGGCTGTGGGAGGACCTGTACGTGGCCATCCGCGACGCGCGCCACTTCGTGTACGTCGCCGGGTGGTCGGTGAACACGGCGATCACGCTGGTGCGCGACGCGAGCCGGATGATCCCCGGCGCGGAGGGCGTCACGCTGGGCGAGCTCCTCAAGCGGAAGGCCGACGAGGGGGTGGCGGTGCTGGTGATGCCGTGGCAGGACAAGACGTCCGTCCCGTTCCTCGGCAATACCGGCGTGATGAAGACGCACGACGAGCAGACCCGGGCCTTCTTCCATGGCACCAGCGTGCGGTGCTTCCTCTGCCCGCGCGACGCCGACACCGCGCTCACCCTGGTGCAGAGCATCGAGATCAGCACCGAGTTCACGCACCACCAGAAGACGGTCACCCTCGACGCCGCCACGCCGGGCAGCGCCGACGCCCGCCACGTCGTTAGCTTCATCGGCGGCATAGACCTCTGCGACGGCAG GTACGACGACGAGAACCACACCCTGTTCCGGGAGCTCGACACGACCTACTCCCGCGACTTCATGCAGAACAACTTCCGGCACGCCTCCCTGCGGCACGGCGGGCCGAGGGAGCCATGGCACGACGTGCACTGCAGGCTCGAGGGCCCGGCGGCGTGGGACGTGCTCGCCAACTTCGAGCAGCGGTGGAAGAAGCAGGCGCCGCGGAGGATACGGGGCTGCCTGCTCGACCTGAGCCCGGCGACGTTCCCCGACCCCTACACCTTCGACAGCGACGGCGGCACCGGCTCGTGGAACGTGCAGGTGCTCCGGTCCGTCGACGACGCGTCGGTGGTCGGATTCCCCACCGACCCGGCCGGGGCGGCCGCGATGGGGCTGACGAGCGGCAAGGACCTCACGATCGACCAGAGCATACAGACCGGCTACGTCGAGGCCATCCGCCGCGCGCGGCGGTTCATCTACATCGAGAACCAGTACTTCCTCGGCGGGTGCGCGTCGTGGGCGGAGGACCGGGACTCCGGCTGCCTGAACCTGGTGCCCGTGGAGATCGCGCTCAAGGTCGCCGCCAAGATCCGGCGCGGCGAGCGGTTCGCCGTGTACGTGGTGACCCCGATGTGGCCCGAGGGGGAGCCGGCGAGCGACTCCATCCAGGCCATCGTGCGGTGGAACCGGCTGACCGTGGAGATGATGTACGGCATCGTGATGCAGGCGATCGACGACGCCGGGCTGCGCGGCCACGCGCACCCCTGCGACTACCTCAACTTTTTCTGCCTCGGGAACCGGGAGGCGCGGCGCCCCGGGGAGTACGCGCCGCCAGCGAAGCCGGAGAAGGGCACGGACTACTGGCGCGCGCAGGCGAGCCGCCGCTCTCCCATCTACGTCCACGCCAAGCTCATGATCG TGGATGACGAGTACGTGATCGTGGGGTCGGCGAACCTGAACGAGCGGTCGCTGGCGGGCAACCGGGACAGCGAGATCGCGCAGGGGAGCTACCAGCCGGCGCACCTGAACGGGCCGGGCGGCGGGCGCGCCCGGGGGCTCGTGCACGGGTTCCGGATGTCGCTGTGGCACGAGCACTTCATGAGCCACAcgggcgccggcgccggcgaggGCGTGTTCCTGGAGCCCGAGAGCGCGGAGTGCGTGCGCGCGGTGCGGCGCGCGGCGGAGGCGCTGTGGGACGCGTACACGCGGGACAGGGTGGAGGACCTGGGAGGGCACCTGCTGCCGTTCCCGA